From Corynebacterium frankenforstense DSM 45800, the proteins below share one genomic window:
- a CDS encoding ABC transporter ATP-binding protein/permease → MRLSAPTRRWIGVAGLLTACQSVATVVMGLMVGLVTAGLIEQPGRPLSSWAGHLGALAAAVLVRGTVSFAQSRFAHRAAAAVTVDLRAKALERLALADPRRVDRAAWRTTLGTGIEGLGPYLTGFLPALAGTVIATPVMLAVVWWLDTPSFLIALVTVPLIPFFMWLVGTLTAGRTERRLRDLSVLTDQLLDLIAGLPTLRTVDRQRDTLAEVRRLSDRHTGSTVSVLRIAFLSSLVLEFLATLSVALMAVGIGFRLLDGNMTLAAGLTVLVIAPEVYNPIREVGTRFHDAQDGLAATDAVLGALAGGAMAGAARPGSADTGSGAADTGDTDSGRAEGDAGAAGVGVGAGAGAHADRAGSAHAEADGTSSSKTDEGVRVVFAHLTVPDRDGARPHDLSGVAEPGALTVLAGPNGAGKSTALLALLGIVTDGVTGTAHVESGGEVLDRDELWRRVSYLPQRPVLDPASVGDTSGLSLGQRQRVAFARELERDAALMVCDEPTAHLDEENALVMIDQLRRRAADGVTVVAASHDPLLIAAADRVIEVNA, encoded by the coding sequence CTGCGCCTGTCCGCGCCCACCCGGCGCTGGATCGGCGTGGCGGGCCTCCTGACCGCCTGCCAGTCCGTGGCCACCGTGGTCATGGGACTGATGGTCGGCCTGGTCACCGCCGGGCTGATCGAACAGCCCGGGCGGCCCTTGAGCTCCTGGGCCGGGCACCTCGGGGCGCTGGCCGCAGCCGTCCTCGTGCGCGGCACGGTCTCCTTCGCCCAGTCCCGCTTCGCCCACCGGGCAGCCGCTGCCGTCACCGTCGATCTGCGTGCGAAGGCACTGGAGCGCCTCGCTTTGGCCGACCCCCGCAGAGTCGACCGCGCCGCCTGGCGCACCACGCTGGGCACCGGCATCGAGGGGCTCGGGCCGTATCTCACCGGCTTCCTGCCGGCGCTCGCCGGCACCGTGATCGCCACCCCGGTCATGCTCGCCGTCGTCTGGTGGCTCGACACCCCGTCGTTTCTGATCGCCCTGGTCACCGTCCCGCTCATCCCCTTCTTCATGTGGCTGGTGGGGACACTGACCGCCGGGCGCACCGAGCGCCGCCTGCGCGACCTCTCCGTCCTGACCGACCAGCTGCTCGACCTCATCGCCGGGCTGCCCACCCTGCGCACCGTCGACCGCCAGCGCGACACCCTCGCCGAGGTCCGCCGCCTGTCCGACCGGCACACCGGCTCCACGGTCTCCGTGCTGCGCATCGCGTTTTTGTCCAGCCTCGTGCTGGAGTTCCTCGCCACCCTCTCGGTGGCGCTGATGGCCGTCGGCATCGGCTTCCGCCTCCTCGACGGCAACATGACCCTCGCCGCGGGACTGACCGTCCTGGTCATCGCGCCCGAGGTCTACAACCCCATCCGCGAGGTGGGCACCCGCTTCCACGACGCCCAGGACGGCCTGGCCGCCACCGACGCCGTGCTCGGGGCGCTCGCCGGCGGTGCCATGGCGGGTGCCGCGCGGCCTGGTTCCGCGGACACCGGTTCGGGAGCCGCGGACACCGGGGACACGGATTCCGGCCGCGCCGAAGGCGACGCCGGGGCCGCTGGCGTCGGCGTGGGCGCCGGCGCCGGCGCCCACGCCGACCGCGCGGGAAGCGCACACGCGGAGGCGGACGGGACGTCGTCAAGCAAAACCGACGAGGGCGTGCGCGTCGTCTTCGCACACCTCACGGTGCCCGACCGCGACGGTGCGCGCCCGCACGACCTGAGCGGGGTCGCCGAGCCCGGCGCGCTGACCGTGCTCGCCGGGCCCAACGGCGCCGGCAAGTCGACCGCGCTGCTGGCGCTGCTCGGCATCGTCACCGACGGGGTCACCGGCACCGCCCACGTCGAGTCCGGCGGCGAGGTGCTCGACCGCGACGAGCTGTGGCGGCGGGTCTCCTACCTGCCGCAGCGTCCCGTCCTGGATCCGGCGTCGGTGGGCGACACCTCCGGGCTCTCGCTCGGCCAGCGCCAGCGCGTCGCCTTCGCCCGCGAGCTCGAACGCGACGCCGCGCTCATGGTCTGCGACGAGCCGACCGCCCACCTCGACGAGGAGAACGCGCTGGTCATGATCGATCAGCTGCGCCGGCGCGCCGCCGACGGGGTGACCGTGGTCGCCGCCAGCCACGACCCGCTGCTCATCGCCGCCGCCGACCGTGTCATCGAGGTGAACGCATGA
- a CDS encoding cytochrome ubiquinol oxidase subunit I has protein sequence MDVLDISRWQFGITTVYHYLFVPLTIGLGPLVALMQTFWQTTGRDYWYRATRFFGTVFLINFAMGVATGIVQEFQFGMNWSEYSRMVGDVFGGPLALEALIAFFLESVFLGVWIFGWGKVPGWLHTTAIWIVAVATNISAYFIIVANSFMQNPKGAVYNPETGRAELNDIATLLFNKTAFFGYLHAAAGAFLTGATFILGVSCWWLIRARRQAAKENWAEDDPRRARHEVHRPVIRLGLWATWISTAAIAFTGDLQAKLMFIQQPMKMASAESLCHTQTDPNFSVLTVGTHNNCDSVIHLIDVPFVLPFLAEGKFTGVTLRGVLDLQAEHEALYGPGNYMPNLFVSYWSFRAMIGLMVGSVLLALFAWWFTRRGKAPTGRRGTWFARCSLIAVPFPFLANIAGWVFTEMGRQPWIVHPNPESVGDPRTELIRMTIGEGVSHHSAAYVWFTVIGFTLLYGLLYCLWFWLVRRAVLLGPPAESGPDPAGGTEQPGPASAVGAEHPMSVEPVRFATAVTGPDAGAADTGTDAATSTPEPGKN, from the coding sequence GTGGATGTCCTGGACATCTCACGCTGGCAGTTCGGCATCACGACCGTCTACCACTACCTCTTCGTGCCACTGACCATCGGACTCGGCCCGCTCGTCGCCCTGATGCAGACGTTCTGGCAGACCACCGGGCGCGACTACTGGTACCGCGCCACCAGGTTCTTCGGCACCGTCTTCCTCATCAACTTCGCCATGGGCGTCGCCACCGGCATCGTCCAGGAGTTCCAGTTCGGCATGAACTGGTCCGAGTACTCCCGCATGGTCGGCGACGTCTTCGGCGGCCCCCTGGCCCTCGAGGCGCTCATCGCGTTCTTCCTCGAGTCCGTCTTCCTGGGCGTGTGGATCTTCGGCTGGGGCAAGGTCCCCGGCTGGCTGCACACGACCGCGATCTGGATCGTCGCGGTGGCCACCAACATCTCGGCCTACTTCATCATCGTGGCCAACTCGTTCATGCAGAACCCGAAGGGCGCCGTCTACAACCCCGAGACCGGCCGCGCCGAGCTCAACGACATCGCCACCCTGCTGTTCAACAAGACCGCCTTCTTCGGGTACCTGCACGCCGCCGCCGGCGCCTTCCTCACCGGCGCGACCTTCATCCTCGGCGTGTCCTGCTGGTGGCTGATCCGCGCCCGCCGCCAGGCCGCCAAGGAGAACTGGGCCGAGGACGACCCGCGGCGCGCCCGCCACGAGGTCCACCGCCCCGTCATCCGGCTCGGCCTGTGGGCCACCTGGATCTCCACCGCCGCGATCGCCTTCACCGGCGACCTGCAGGCCAAGCTGATGTTCATCCAGCAGCCGATGAAGATGGCCTCCGCCGAGTCGCTGTGCCACACCCAGACCGACCCGAACTTCTCGGTGCTCACCGTGGGAACGCACAACAACTGCGACTCCGTCATCCACCTCATCGACGTGCCCTTCGTCCTGCCGTTCCTGGCCGAGGGCAAGTTCACCGGCGTGACCCTGCGCGGCGTGCTCGACCTCCAGGCCGAGCACGAGGCCCTCTACGGCCCCGGCAACTACATGCCCAACCTCTTCGTCAGCTACTGGTCCTTCCGCGCCATGATCGGGCTCATGGTCGGCTCGGTCCTGCTGGCCCTGTTCGCCTGGTGGTTCACCCGCCGCGGCAAGGCACCGACCGGCAGGAGGGGCACCTGGTTCGCCCGCTGCTCGCTCATCGCCGTGCCCTTCCCCTTCCTGGCCAATATCGCCGGCTGGGTCTTCACCGAGATGGGCCGCCAGCCCTGGATCGTCCACCCCAACCCCGAGTCCGTCGGCGACCCGCGCACCGAGCTGATCCGCATGACCATCGGCGAGGGCGTCTCGCACCACTCGGCGGCCTACGTCTGGTTCACCGTCATCGGCTTCACCCTGCTCTACGGCCTGCTCTACTGCCTGTGGTTCTGGCTGGTGCGCCGCGCCGTGCTCCTCGGGCCCCCGGCCGAGTCCGGACCCGACCCCGCAGGCGGCACCGAACAGCCCGGCCCCGCCTCCGCGGTCGGCGCCGAGCACCCCATGAGCGTCGAACCGGTGCGCTTCGCCACCGCCGTGACCGGCCCCGACGCCGGTGCCGCGGACACGGGCACCGACGCCGCCACGTCCACCCCCGAGCCCGGGAAGAACTAG
- the cydB gene encoding cytochrome d ubiquinol oxidase subunit II — MELPVIWFILIAVLFAGYFLLEGFDFGVGILAPFIGRNRAERNTLVGTIGPVWDGNEVWLITAGGAMFAAFPEWYATLFSGFYIPLFLILVALIVRIVALEWRKKVSDPAWERWCDRGLAFGSWAPAILWGIAFANIVRGLPLEADHSLDAGAALATVFNPYGLMGGVTFTALFVFHGLTFIRLKTDGVVRQRAQRFIVPVAAVTAVCGVVFLVWTVLIAANEPWAWALAVLAAVLLLAAAPMMYLGRDGWAFLLSCLVVLCCTALLFGSLFPDVMPTTLAGGESLTVWNAASAPYTLKFMTWVALIMTPLVLIYQGWTYWVFSRRLRAEDAHVEISDALPRHVVNEAR, encoded by the coding sequence ATCGAACTTCCCGTCATCTGGTTCATCCTCATCGCCGTGCTCTTCGCCGGCTACTTCCTGCTCGAGGGCTTCGACTTCGGCGTCGGCATCCTCGCGCCCTTCATCGGCCGCAACCGCGCCGAGCGCAACACCCTCGTCGGCACCATCGGCCCCGTCTGGGACGGCAACGAGGTCTGGCTGATCACCGCCGGCGGGGCCATGTTCGCCGCCTTCCCCGAGTGGTACGCCACGCTGTTCTCCGGGTTCTACATCCCGCTGTTCCTCATCCTGGTCGCCCTCATCGTGCGCATCGTCGCCCTCGAGTGGCGCAAGAAGGTCTCCGACCCCGCCTGGGAGCGCTGGTGCGACCGCGGCCTGGCCTTCGGCTCCTGGGCCCCGGCCATCCTGTGGGGCATCGCCTTCGCCAACATCGTCCGCGGCCTGCCGCTCGAGGCCGACCACTCCCTCGACGCCGGCGCCGCCCTGGCGACCGTGTTCAACCCCTACGGCCTGATGGGCGGGGTGACCTTCACCGCCCTGTTCGTCTTCCACGGCCTGACCTTCATCCGCCTCAAGACCGACGGCGTCGTGCGCCAGCGCGCCCAGCGCTTCATCGTGCCCGTCGCCGCGGTCACCGCCGTGTGCGGCGTGGTCTTCCTGGTCTGGACCGTGCTCATCGCCGCCAATGAGCCCTGGGCCTGGGCGCTGGCCGTCCTCGCCGCCGTGCTGCTGCTCGCCGCCGCCCCGATGATGTACCTCGGCCGCGACGGCTGGGCCTTCCTGCTCAGCTGCCTGGTCGTGCTCTGCTGCACCGCGCTGCTCTTCGGCTCGCTCTTCCCCGACGTCATGCCCACCACACTCGCCGGAGGCGAGTCGCTGACGGTGTGGAACGCCGCCTCGGCGCCCTACACCCTGAAGTTCATGACCTGGGTCGCGCTGATCATGACCCCGCTGGTGCTCATCTACCAGGGCTGGACCTACTGGGTCTTCTCCCGTCGCCTGCGCGCCGAGGACGCCCACGTGGAGATTTCCGACGCCCTGCCCCGCCACGTCGTCAACGAGGCGCGGTAG